CTTACACTTCGAGCCGTTTGAAGACGAATTCCGCATTCGCATCAAGGCGGACGGCGTGCTGTACGAAATGGTCCCCCCGCCGCGGCATCTCGCTTTCGCCATTACCACGCGCCTCAAAGTCATGGCCGATTTAGATATCGCCGAACGCCGTCTGCCGCAGGACGGCCGCATCGAGCTGACTGTCGGCGGCCATCCCGTCGACATGCGCGTCAGCGTCTTGCCCACCATGTTTGGCGAAAGCGTGGTGTTGCGAGTGCTCGATCGTTCGGTCGTGCAACTCAACTTGAACAAAGTCGGCATGGACAGCAAAACGTTGGCGGAATTTCGGACTGCCATTAACAAACCCAACGGCATTGTGCTCGTCACCGGTCCGACCGGCTCGGGCAAAACCACCACCTTGTATGCGGCGCTCAGCGAATTGAATACCGTTGAAGACAAACTCATCACCACCGAAGACCCGGTGGAGTACGATATCGACGGCCTGGTGCAAGTCCCTATCGACGCTTCCATCGGCAACACGTTCGCCAATTGCTTGCGGGCGATTTTGCGGCAAGACCCGGACCTCATTCTCGTCGGCGAAATCCGCGACGTAGAGACGGCCGAAATAGCCGTGCAAGCCTCGTTGACCGGGCACATGGTGTTCAGCACGCTGCACACCAACGACGCTCCCAGCACCGTCACCCGCTTGCGCGACATGGGCGTGCCGCCGTTTTTAATCACCGCCACACTAGAAGCGGTATTGGCGCAGCGGCTGGTGCGGCGGATTTGCGCCCAGTGCAAGGAGGAGGTCGCCCCCACCCCCGATTTGCTGGCCGATTTAGAGCTCAAGCCGGCCGACATCGCCGGCAAAAAGTTCTACCGCGGCAAAGGCTGCGATGCCTGCAATCGCAGTGGCTATCGAGGACGCGTCGGTTTGTTCGAGATGATGAATTTCAACGATGACATCCGCGACATGATCATGCGCAACGCCTCGACCGACGAGCTACGGGCCGCCGCCCGCGCCATCGGCATGGTCACCTTGCGTGATGCGGGCATTCAGGCCGTGTTCGAAGGCACGACTACCGCCGAAGAAGTCATCCGCGAAACCATTGTGGAAGCATAACCCCGACAATGACGAATGACCATTCACCACTGACCACACACTACTGACTACTGACCACTGACCACTCGGTGCC
The window above is part of the Pirellulales bacterium genome. Proteins encoded here:
- a CDS encoding GspE/PulE family protein produces the protein LHFEPFEDEFRIRIKADGVLYEMVPPPRHLAFAITTRLKVMADLDIAERRLPQDGRIELTVGGHPVDMRVSVLPTMFGESVVLRVLDRSVVQLNLNKVGMDSKTLAEFRTAINKPNGIVLVTGPTGSGKTTTLYAALSELNTVEDKLITTEDPVEYDIDGLVQVPIDASIGNTFANCLRAILRQDPDLILVGEIRDVETAEIAVQASLTGHMVFSTLHTNDAPSTVTRLRDMGVPPFLITATLEAVLAQRLVRRICAQCKEEVAPTPDLLADLELKPADIAGKKFYRGKGCDACNRSGYRGRVGLFEMMNFNDDIRDMIMRNASTDELRAAARAIGMVTLRDAGIQAVFEGTTTAEEVIRETIVEA